The following coding sequences lie in one Synechococcus sp. CC9902 genomic window:
- a CDS encoding lytic transglycosylase domain-containing protein, with the protein MRRRSALIAFVAAATTLALLGIKQPKTVALPSLGGSPESPAAIGKQPTIAKVRSYPKVPSHPQKIAALLNTVETALRDPTTPEGSLPDLGHQQQVIYRVLSANPTLSSEVVAALPAQWRSVAERHLAARGEFLRMGRTRRPTVLPAWRIIAPEPAENLLSYYRKAEAATGIEWEVLAAVNLVETGMGRIDGISVANAQGPMQFLPTTWAEAGIGQGNIRDPHDAIQAAARYLVRRGGLRDIRQGLWGYNNSDYYGRAVLLYASLIREDPQAYNGLYHWEIHFNAADGDLWLPVGYNQAEPITVKDYLKTHPISRPPAN; encoded by the coding sequence ATGCGGAGACGTTCTGCTCTGATTGCCTTTGTGGCTGCCGCCACGACGCTGGCATTGTTGGGGATAAAACAACCCAAAACAGTTGCGCTTCCCTCGCTGGGCGGCTCGCCAGAGAGTCCAGCCGCAATCGGCAAGCAACCCACGATCGCGAAGGTTCGCAGCTACCCGAAGGTGCCCTCCCATCCCCAAAAGATTGCTGCACTGCTCAACACGGTTGAGACCGCCTTAAGGGACCCAACAACCCCTGAAGGATCCCTCCCCGATCTGGGGCATCAACAACAAGTGATCTATCGGGTTCTCTCCGCCAACCCAACCCTGTCTTCAGAAGTGGTTGCGGCACTCCCCGCTCAATGGCGCAGTGTGGCTGAGCGGCATTTGGCCGCTCGGGGGGAATTTTTACGGATGGGTCGGACTCGCCGCCCAACGGTTTTACCCGCCTGGCGAATCATTGCTCCAGAACCGGCGGAAAACCTGCTCTCCTACTACCGCAAAGCCGAGGCCGCCACAGGCATTGAGTGGGAGGTTCTGGCCGCAGTGAATTTGGTTGAAACCGGCATGGGGCGCATCGATGGCATTTCAGTGGCCAATGCGCAAGGCCCCATGCAGTTCTTACCCACCACCTGGGCGGAAGCAGGGATCGGACAAGGCAACATTCGCGATCCGCACGATGCAATTCAAGCTGCAGCCCGTTATTTGGTGAGACGCGGTGGGCTCAGGGATATCCGCCAAGGGTTGTGGGGGTACAACAACAGCGACTACTACGGACGTGCTGTTCTGCTGTATGCCTCATTAATACGGGAGGATCCACAGGCCTACAACGGCCTCTATCACTGGGAAATCCACTTCAACGCCGCCGATGGCGACCTATGGCTGCCCGTGGGCTACAACCAAGCCGAACCGATCACTGTGAAGGACTACCTCAAAACCCATCCGATCAGTCGGCCTCCAGCAAATTGA
- a CDS encoding DOMON-like domain-containing protein has protein sequence MPRPAVMLRQVARLTPFERSIPSDIQVSASLVWNSNGWLELSYGLLALAPPGLSTLVLPSPLDDGPQEGNRRDGLWKATCFEAFLALPNQSRYWEINLSPNGDWAVYSFESYRSGQQPQMLKQDPEIGIQRLHHHLRVDVRLPLAPWWSAGVCPEVNLSAVIDHGDAGLSHWAHRHQAKADFHDRSTFLKG, from the coding sequence ATGCCTCGCCCCGCCGTCATGCTGCGTCAGGTGGCGCGCTTGACCCCCTTCGAGCGTTCCATTCCCAGTGATATTCAAGTCAGTGCATCGCTCGTTTGGAACAGCAATGGTTGGCTAGAGCTCAGCTATGGACTGCTTGCGTTAGCGCCTCCCGGTCTCTCGACGCTGGTGCTTCCCTCCCCCCTAGATGACGGCCCCCAGGAGGGGAACCGTCGAGATGGTCTCTGGAAAGCCACCTGTTTTGAAGCATTTTTGGCCTTGCCGAATCAAAGCCGTTATTGGGAGATCAATCTTTCCCCCAATGGCGATTGGGCGGTCTACAGCTTCGAGAGCTATCGCAGTGGCCAGCAACCGCAGATGCTGAAGCAAGACCCAGAGATTGGGATCCAACGCTTGCACCATCACCTTCGCGTGGACGTTCGTCTTCCCTTAGCGCCATGGTGGTCTGCTGGGGTGTGTCCCGAGGTGAACCTCTCTGCCGTGATCGACCATGGAGATGCAGGGTTAAGTCACTGGGCCCATCGCCACCAGGCAAAAGCTGATTTTCACGACCGAAGCACCTTCCTTAAGGGCTGA
- a CDS encoding glutathione S-transferase family protein, whose translation MTLTLYGGPKTRASMPRWYLEEQGIVYDLVELDLRGNQHRQADYLQVNPFGKLPALVDSSVQAMDGTPLKLFESGAILLHLAEHHAGQIKSAAERSLRVQWLLFANATLAIALFVPSNREREFPRLMQALNHHLTPGRPLVGDQWGAADCAVTAYLAYLPIFFPQEDLSPYPAIQALITATQQRPAYRKVMGMD comes from the coding sequence ATGACACTCACTCTGTATGGCGGTCCAAAAACGCGGGCCTCGATGCCGCGTTGGTACCTCGAAGAGCAGGGGATTGTTTACGACTTAGTGGAATTGGACTTGCGGGGGAACCAGCACCGACAAGCCGACTATCTCCAGGTCAACCCCTTCGGAAAATTGCCGGCCCTCGTTGATAGCAGTGTTCAAGCCATGGATGGAACACCGCTCAAGTTGTTTGAATCTGGAGCCATCCTTCTCCACTTGGCAGAACACCATGCTGGACAGATCAAGTCAGCTGCTGAACGCTCGTTAAGGGTTCAGTGGTTGCTCTTTGCGAATGCAACCTTGGCGATTGCACTGTTTGTACCCAGCAATCGGGAGCGAGAATTTCCGCGTCTCATGCAGGCGCTGAATCACCATTTGACCCCTGGCCGTCCCCTGGTCGGTGATCAGTGGGGTGCAGCCGATTGCGCTGTAACTGCTTATCTCGCCTACTTACCCATCTTTTTCCCCCAAGAGGATTTGTCGCCGTATCCAGCAATTCAGGCGTTGATCACGGCCACCCAGCAGCGTCCTGCTTATCGCAAAGTGATGGGCATGGATTGA
- a CDS encoding phosphotransferase enzyme family protein — MTEALEAIADRFHPREQITAIRTLGSGNVNETFLVTHEGANKRGSFVMQRLNTAVFERPDLVMRNLQALGAHMDRRMATPPPELQGRRWELPRIVPCRNEDSAWVEHNGEFWRSITYISAATTSNEIQDCNQANELGYGLGMFHNLIHDLAIHQLADTLENFHVTPEYLNRFDTVLNSCSVLDPAEQAACTFIDKRREGVDVLEAALARGELQHRPIHGDPKINNVMIDETSGKAVGLIDLDTVKPGLIHYDIGDCIRSCCNAAGEETTDLESVGFDLNLCEAMLEGYIKVARGFLSEWDLHYLPDCIRLIPLELGLRFLTDHLEGNVYFKTNRPSHNLQRAAVQFKLVQDIENQMPALQRLIQRLSDRPVN, encoded by the coding sequence ATGACCGAGGCCCTGGAAGCCATCGCCGATCGCTTCCATCCCCGTGAACAGATCACGGCGATCCGGACCCTCGGCTCGGGAAACGTGAACGAAACCTTTCTTGTCACCCACGAAGGGGCAAACAAGAGGGGGAGTTTTGTGATGCAGCGGCTGAACACAGCCGTGTTTGAACGTCCAGATTTAGTGATGCGCAACTTGCAAGCACTGGGTGCACACATGGACCGGCGGATGGCCACGCCACCACCGGAGCTTCAAGGGCGACGCTGGGAACTTCCGAGAATTGTGCCCTGCCGAAACGAAGACTCCGCATGGGTTGAGCACAACGGGGAGTTTTGGCGCTCAATTACTTACATCAGCGCTGCAACTACCAGCAACGAGATTCAGGATTGCAACCAAGCGAACGAGCTGGGGTATGGGCTTGGCATGTTCCACAACTTGATTCACGACCTAGCCATTCACCAACTGGCTGACACCCTTGAAAACTTCCACGTAACGCCAGAGTATCTCAATCGTTTCGATACCGTGCTCAATTCTTGTTCTGTGCTGGATCCCGCCGAACAAGCGGCCTGCACCTTCATCGACAAGCGTCGAGAAGGGGTTGATGTGCTCGAAGCTGCTCTGGCCCGCGGCGAGTTGCAGCATCGGCCAATCCATGGAGATCCCAAAATCAACAACGTGATGATCGATGAGACCAGCGGCAAGGCCGTCGGCCTGATTGACCTCGACACGGTTAAACCAGGATTAATCCATTACGACATCGGCGATTGCATTCGTTCCTGTTGCAACGCAGCGGGCGAGGAAACCACCGATCTAGAGAGCGTTGGTTTTGACTTAAACCTCTGTGAAGCGATGCTGGAGGGGTATATCAAGGTTGCGCGCGGCTTTCTGAGTGAATGGGATCTTCATTACCTCCCAGACTGCATTCGTTTGATCCCCCTGGAACTCGGACTGCGCTTCCTTACGGATCATCTTGAAGGGAACGTTTATTTCAAAACAAATCGACCAAGCCACAATCTTCAACGCGCCGCTGTTCAGTTCAAGCTTGTGCAAGACATCGAGAATCAGATGCCGGCGCTTCAACGCCTCATCCAACGCCTCAGCGATCGACCCGTGAACTAA